The genomic window TTCTTACATGATGAAAACTGTCATGTATACGCCCTGTCTTAAAATACCACGCAACAGATCTTTCAAAACATGCAGTCAATGAAGTTCTTTCAAGAAATgaaatgtgctgcttgacactcgtcgattaaatatctacgcaTAATGTTGTAAATCAATGTGACATGGAGCGAAAACTTAGCGCCGGTTGTAGGAAATataaatggtcgacttcgatttattggcagaattttaagaaAGCAGAGCTCATCTACAAAGCCGAACGCATACAGAATGTTTATgcaacttattcttgagtactgctccagtgtttgggatacCCACCAGGTGCGTTAAAacaagatatcgaagcaattcaaaagCGTGCCTCTAGGTTTGTTTCCGGTAGGTTCAAtcagcacgcgagtattacggaaatgttccGCGAAttcaaaagggaatccctggaaTGAATAAATTCTTTCCGCGAGACGTTGTTGAGAGACAGTAGGTCAGTGTCTGTATTTTACGGTTTCTGTACAGTTCAATGCAGTGtccctttggacatacatgcacgTCCGGAGGGACAGACACTGCTGATGATTGACAGCCGTATTAAATTATAAAAGGCATTCACATATTGCACACACGATTGTAcaactaatatttaaaaaatggtttaaatggctctgagcactatgggacttaacatctgaggtcatcagtcccctagaacttagaactacttaaacctaactaacctaaggacatcacacacatccatgcccgaggcaggattcgaaccttcgaccgtgacgggcgcgaggttccagactgaagcgcctagaaccgctcggccacaccggccggcaactaatataagatttaataactagtaacatatgaaaatttgtgccggaccagaactCGAACTCCGATTTCCCGTTTCACGCTAGAGTTCGCCTTAACGGCGTCGGCTATCTGTGCACTACCCACGGCCAGGTCCAGACTCCTACATGTCGCCGTGCCTGCGTCATAACCTGTACTCgtatacacattatgtaattcccgtaaaaaaggaatacatttaaaatgaaattcGCTGCCTAGTATAGGCggacaaatacgatattgcagagcctctgttgttaagaagaacggtgGATGCGTCTGAAGAAGCATTGCATCGAACTAAACAcacactgtaaaatacagacactgccCCACAGTATTTAATCCCACAAGAAAGCAATCTGAATAGCAAAACACTGTCTCTCCCTGTGCATGAATCATATGATTCCTATGGGATGGAAGGTTGGGTCCAGCCGTGAGTCGAGCACCGACAaccgaagtggttaaggcaaccTCTCGTGTAGAGAGGGAAATCCAGGTGCGAGACCCAGGCTGGCACGAACACCCATAGGTTACTAGTAAATCGTATAGTCGTTGTACAATCGTATTCACAGTTTCAGAAAGCATTACATCACAATTGAAAGAGACCAGAGAACCGGCATTTTCgggagactgcagaacgattctactgcagccagcGCATATATCGTATGAAAACCACGAAGGGTTCATACGAAAGCAAATAGACAGTCGTCTTCCTCTCGCTCCCTCTGTGTGAAACAGGAAGGGAATGTTTCGTAGTACTTTCTGCCATGCTCTGCATGCTGATTTCCGCTGTACATATGtaggtatatatgtagatatgtcaGTTTACCGAATTGTACAATCGAATTCGCAATTTCCGCATGCATTACATAACTACTGAGAGAGTTCAGAGAATCGGTATTTCGACAGACTGCAGAACCATTCTACTGCAGCCAGCTTGTACTCTTATATGGATCACGAAGGACTGGTACggaagcatgtagacagtcgtCTTCCCCTCACTCCATTTGTGTGAAATAGGAGGGGATTGGCAGTGGTGCAAGGTAATCTCTGCCATGCACCGAGTGGTGATTTGTACAGTACGTAAGTAGATATATATATCAGTTTTAACAGTTTACCGGTTTCGACAGCATCACAGTATTTTCGAAGTAAGATGCTGTTTCTGATTATGATTTTTCTGAGACGAAACTATAATATCCACCAAATGCGATCAAAGCAGTTGTGAATCACCAGGTGTTTTTTCCCTAACAGCGCGTGAGACTGCCATATTTCATTGAGGTAGTAGTTATCGCTTTCGAATCATTCAGACATAACGATCGCAGTCGTTAGTTGGTCGGTTGGTTAATACGAGGGAGTGGACCaatcagcaaggtcatcggtcccatcggattagggaaggatgggaaagaaagttGCATCCccattcaaaagaaccatcctggcattcacctgaagcgatttagggaaatcacggaaaacctaaaccagaatgGCCGGGCCTGGGTTtgcactgtcgtcctcccgaatgcgagtcaagtctgctaaccactacgccacctcgctcgatgcaaTCTCAGTGTTATCGCAGTTCAGAACGGCGACAGTGAGGAAGACAGGGAAGTGTTAGCACAGGGACGGCGCTAACACCAGAAGGAATGTACTGCATCGTGATAAGAGAACCAGCTGCGGGATGACGGAGCGTTTCAGCTTCGTCACGCCCGCCTCAGACAGAGAGCGTCGCGGCGAGTGAGACGGCGCTAGGCGAGAGGctggtggtgggggaagcgcgCTGATACTTAAGGCTGAGGCTGGCCCGTACCGGCATCACAACACTCCCACTCGCCGTGCTGTGCTGTCTGGAAGTCATGAGTGTTTCGAGCAGACTGCTGCTGTTGAGCTCCGGCTGCGTCCCCAGCCTCTCCGTCTGGGCCCTGCCGGCTGCTGCCTTCGTCGCTGTCATCGCCGCCTGCATATCTCTGCGGTACAGGTACGACACAATGCAGTTAGTTACGGCTTGGACTTCCTTCCTTAAGTATCACTCTACTGGGACTGCTGAAAACCAACAAGTGTCTTAATGAGGGTAGCGTAAAATAGGCAGTGGTGTATCTTACAGCGCTTACGGTAATTGAAATTGTTTGTAAACTATGATATATAACTGCTGTCATGAATGAGGTAAAGGCAACATAGTACTGTAACAACAATATTGTGTAAACACGTGTTTGCATATTCGTTTGACTGTCTGTTAGACGTGATAACAATATCCCCGGCAAGGGCACAATTAGCTACTCTGCTGCTGAGTTTTTCTATAGGAAATATGTCCGCTAACTTACAGATTGTTCTTAATTTTTCCGAGCTGTTCTGTTGTCATGTTGATACCACGTATTTACTATTTGCATCTAACTTTGTAGTTGTTTACTGGTCAACACTTCTGACGATATCATAAACTAGAAACAACGTTTAAATTCCTTTAGTTTTCGCTAGGTGTTGATTCCCATTATGAAATGATCTGATGATCATATTAAGCCCGCACAGTAAAGTTGTATTTCTTTTCTTGATGTGTCAATCTGCATTCAGGAGGATTGCATGATCCAAACATCTTACCGAAGTAGAGTATGTGCCTTTTTGAACGATGAGGACACACTACAAATTGAGGAGACAACAAATCCCAGATGATTTTATGGCACTGACTCCTGGGAAACCAAAATTTCCATACTTTAGCAGACAAATTTAGTTGCAGACACTGCAAGTAGACCTAAGCTATCCTCTAGAAAATGAGCAATGAAAATTCTTCATTGGGGCCTTAAAAGGCGAATTAAAgagaactctaattttattaaataatttgctgTACAACTTGCACACTCTGGTACTACACCCCAAATTCTTTCGAACCAGTCTCCCGAACAATTTATAATAGTTACACTCGAAGTAATTaagtttttatcattatttgttatTCCACGTTTTTTGGACTAACAAGTACCATATACCATACAAATAGAAACAAGGTTTACTCTATCAACAGGATAATATCACAGAAACGTATTTAAAGTCAAGTAGCATTATGAAGTAAAAAAGAATTTAATCAACTTCACATACCAATTCACAGTGAGAAATCTACAGTTAGTCTAGTAGTGTGTCGACAACAGTAGGGAATAACAGGCCGAAAAATATAAGTCGTCGTTTGTCCCACGCCCAATACATAATGACCTCCAGTGAACTCCAAAGTATAGATTTAGATGAAACTAGCATACTACAGCGCCATGCTTTTGTTTGGGGTTCAAAAGCAATAGCTGCTTGTCAATCTTGCCAGCTGTATAGCCATGGTCCATCAAACTTTTTTGTTCCCGGCATTTCGTCCAGAGCTGCCATTGACAGGTACTGCTCACTAGAGAAGACAGGAGTGTCTCTCAAGATGCAGCGCTGTACGAAACGTCATGAAAAAAACGGTGTCATGTTCGTTGACAACCTGGAAGTTTCACCAGTACCAAAGACAAGTACTCCTGGAAGCCTTGGTTCAACAGGCGTGTTCTCCATTCCGTTGCAGACTGCTGCAGTGGCTGCTGGCGCTGGTGGTGGAGACGCGCCCCCTACACGAGGTGCTGCACGACCACTATGTGTCGCGGCCGCAGGAGTCCGCCTCGTGGGTGCGGCTGGGCCGGCAGCGGCTGCTGCTGCTGAGGGATCCACAGCTCGCCTGGCAGCTGCTGTCCGCTCACTTCCCCAACTTCCCCGCCAGGGCGCAAACCCAGACCCACGACATCTGGCTGTTCGCTCGGGAAGGTAAGAGacctgtgatacctcttagacagtCTTCCTAATACACAGGTTGTACGGCTGCTTTTCTCCACCTGCAAGAATACCAGAAATTGTACTCCACAACTACATACTACCATGCCTTTTTGCATCTATTTGGTTAACAATACATTAAGTTACAGTGTTACCTCTTTAAACCTGTCTCTCTTTATACATTCCTTCTGGATCACGTCTCAAAACTAGTGAGAGTAGTACATATCCATTAGACAGAACCCAAATATCGGTATCTGTACACGTAGATTTAGCTGCTAAGTATTAATAAGGTGCCGTATACAGGTAATCTGTCTCTTTCAGcagtaaagttttgtgttgtatgACTCTTCCATCATTTACTCCATTCCTTGTCTGACAATCATCCATTTAAACTGACGGCACCAGACTGTTTCAAACATGTGAATTCCTTCTACTTCACTAAGAGACGATAAAATTTCAATGTTTTATCATGAGTGCTAAATATCCACAATCTTAGATATTTGGTAGTGTTAGAAAAAAGGAAACAACAGTAGTGACACAGGTGTTGAACCATTCTCATTACCAAATTAACTTACACATAAACTACACACAccgaagatttttctgatgtgaccTCTGGTACTTTTATTTATGCACAGAATTCTTAGCTGTCATCGTTTGTGTGTTTCCTTCCAGAACAAATAAGACAAATAGAGTATTTGGTATCCTGAAAGTATGGTAATTCTTCTAAGTATGTATAATATGGGCAGGCCTTGTGATCACTATCCCAGTAGGGATCGAAATGTAATGCACTGCAGCGAGGTCCTGAAGAATGTCAGTGTAGTGTAGGCCTCTAGATACTGTGGCAACACATGGCGCATTACTGGTACTGTAAACCACTCAAGTTGCAGTAACAAGCAGAGTATTAGTACGTATAATATTGACACATTCATTTGGTACCTGTGGCCATATTGTATTAATACCACTGGAAACATTGAGGGTGCAATGTAGAGAGAAGTCAGAGCTTTCGACTCTGCTCACTGCGAAGTAGTAAAGTTGTTTAGACAAGAGTCAGACGGACTGCAATTCTAACCCCAatctggccatcctcatttaggttcttCATGTTTTCCCTACACAAATGGCATGGGTTGTTTGAAGTGGGCAGCCACACACCTTCTCCACCCTTCCTTGATTATAGCTTCTCCCCTAATCTGTAATGTCCCCGATGAGCCATCGAACCCTGACTTACCATTCTTCTGCTCTTAATTGTATCCTTACATCAAAAGGAGGCCAACTGTCCATCACTTCAAATAGAAATCGCTGCACTAGTTCCCACTGTGTACCGTAGCGATGCTGAGGCCCGCAGCTGCGCGCGCACGCCCGCCGCCTGGCCTCGCTGGCTGGCGGGTCTGCAGCCGCTGTGTCGCCGCGGCAGCTGCTGGCCTACTGCACCGACTGCGTCGCCTCGGCGCTGCTCGGGCTGCAGACGCGGACCCTCGAGGACGCAGAGGGCTGCTCGCCGTTCCTGGAGGCCGTGCAGCGCGCGCACGATGCTAAGTCGTCGTTCGGCCGCCGCTTCGTGTTCGAATACCTGGGTCAAGCCGTATTCGACGCTCTGGGGCTGGGACAAGTCCCCAAAAAGATTGCCAACTTCTTCAGATCACTGGCTGCCGTCAGTATCGACCACAGTAACAGTAACCCTGTGTCTTCTCACGACTTCGTACATCTGTTTACGAAGAAGATGAAGCTGAAGGGCGCAGATGATAAGGCTGTCCTACATGAAGGTAACTACAGGAACCCACTTGCTGACAACATCAGACGTGTGCACACTACCATATCACATTATTATGACCACCACACACGTCACACAACAAATGTCACATAATATGCTCTGGCAATGTAGGTGTTCAAAAAGACAGATAAGACTCTGTAGGCGTTTCTTTCAAGTGAAAGAAAGGATTAATCGTAATATGTTATGAACTTCCAATGCTTTTCTGGTAAACTGTAAATTCTTTGCGTACATAAGTCGTCAAAATGCGTTACTGGCGAATGGGCCAATAACACTGCCGTTGTTGTCGAGGTGATCATTCCACTCTGTGTGAAGACAAGGCGACAGACAATAGCAGTACCGTTCACTTTCCAAATAAACTGGGCAGTAGCGTTCTGTGTCTATTAAAGCACTCCAGTGAACCAAGCTGTGAATGGAGCTCTGACGTAGGCAGGTGGCTTAAAGATGATATATTGATGGGTAAAACTAATTTCCTCGCCACTGGTGACAAGCAGCAATATGCAATGGTTCGCAGCTCCTGCATCACATGACGGCTGGGCATCAAGAGGCTCCAATGAGAGATTTTGGTGAGCAAAGGCTTTTCTGCTACGCTGGTAGAACGCGCGGATGACGTAGTGGTAGGGGGACGCATCATTACTGTGTTCTAAGAAAACTTTTTGTGTTAGGTTTCTACTGTCATTAATCTTGTAGAAATTACTTTCGactgatttcataatttcttcgtcCATACTTTCACATGGACACGAATATTGTTTTCCCTAGTATGGGTGTGATCCTACTAGAAACTGCACGTCACGTGGTTATAGTTGTAGGGAAATGGCTTAAATAGCACCACTGAGTTCTCAAAATATTCTCTGGTTGAATTCTTCACCGTGGCCCCTTCAGGAGCTCACAGAAGCGTTTTAGATACAATTTACAACTCTGTACGACTTCTGTGAGAGCTATAAGCTTCCGGTAATATATGTACGACTAGGTGGTCGTAATAAGGTGGTTAGGCACTGTTTCCTTTGGATTCAGGAGTACCTGTCAACAGTCAGTCGTTTTCATCGTTGCAGTTTCGAGTCAGACCGCCGCCATCCTGTCAGCTGGAGCTGGAGAGACCAGCCACGTGCTGCAGCACTGCCTCCTGGAGCTGGCCGCGCAGCCACAGCTGCAGCAGAGACTGCGCTCTGACATCGCCTCTGCTCACGATCCAACTGCGCTGCCTCTGCTGGA from Schistocerca nitens isolate TAMUIC-IGC-003100 chromosome 5, iqSchNite1.1, whole genome shotgun sequence includes these protein-coding regions:
- the LOC126260382 gene encoding cytochrome P450 3A5-like; protein product: MSVSSRLLLLSSGCVPSLSVWALPAAAFVAVIAACISLRYRLLQWLLALVVETRPLHEVLHDHYVSRPQESASWVRLGRQRLLLLRDPQLAWQLLSAHFPNFPARAQTQTHDIWLFAREAAVSPRQLLAYCTDCVASALLGLQTRTLEDAEGCSPFLEAVQRAHDAKSSFGRRFVFEYLGQAVFDALGLGQVPKKIANFFRSLAAVSIDHSNSNPVSSHDFVHLFTKKMKLKGADDKAVLHEVSSQTAAILSAGAGETSHVLQHCLLELAAQPQLQQRLRSDIASAHDPTALPLLEATLRLHPSEPVLSRECRQACSLGGERLQPGDRVLVPVWSLSRDCGPHGFQPDTGVEAPQLVFGGGPRKCFGYRLGLLAIRILIVELVSQYRLFPAGNAIGLKKIDDE